A portion of the Cervus elaphus chromosome X, mCerEla1.1, whole genome shotgun sequence genome contains these proteins:
- the LOC122690073 gene encoding TLR adapter interacting with SLC15A4 on the lysosome-like, protein MLGESFLIELLYKEQVTCKKTSNDEKETWKKQLLDIEDNSLSPDKMENENKVMKESITEKSNDTSEIKSVDEITVAKCKTASFLGNVSAALPIPKREQHDEKQLDLYRSYSCTSICQNYPDLQIGGDHVGNMYDSGCFVEHICDDPLSGPLLLSVDIPLGHSPIIEPLDKLPTSKLLNGDEIRERSMLFHKQPLSNSMLNSYMEKKVDELYKQFLEENLTQCCSITNLMASNLLMNNINQISLQISQEQNIEALKFQEVLLHSLARCNLCNISHGNSSEFSTPNLQISNQRSRELVPHLQ, encoded by the coding sequence ATGCTTGGAGAATCCTTCCTAATTGAACTCCTATACAAAGAACAAGTTACATGTAAGAAAACCTCAAACGATGAAAAGGAAACTTGGAAAAAGCAACTTTTAGATATAGAGGATAATTCACTTTCTCCtgataaaatggaaaatgaaaataaggtcATGAAAGAAAGCATAACAGAGAAAAGTAATGATACAAGTGAAATAAAATCTGTGGATGAGATAACTGTAGCAAAATGCAAGACTGCCTCCTTTCTAGGGAATGTGTCTGCTGCACTGCCCATTCCAAAGAGAGAACAACATGATGAAAAACAACTAGATTTATACCGATCTTATTCATGTACAAGTATTTGCCAGAATTATCCTGATCTACAGATTGGAGGAGACCATGTAGGTAACATGTATGATTCCGGCTGCTTTGTGGAACACATATGTGATGATCCTCTTAGTGgtcctcttttgctttcagtaGATATACCGTTAGGTCATTCTCCCATCATTGAACCTCTAGATAAACTACCTACCTCAAAGCTTTTGAATGGTGATGAAATTCGAGAAAGAAGTATGTTGTTTCATAAACAGCCGCTCTCTAATTCTATGCTTAATAGttatatggaaaaaaaagtgGATGAACTCTACAAACAGTTTTTGGAAGAAAATCTCACTCAGTGCTGCTCCATAACCAACCTTATGGCTTCCAATTTGTTAATGAATAATATAAATCAGATTAGCCTCCAAATCTCTCAAGAGCAGAACATAGAGGCATTGAAATTTCAGGAAGTTCTTCTACATTCTTTAGCAAGATGTAATCTCTGTAACATTTCCCATGGAAATAGTTCTGAATTCAGCACTCCTAATTTACAAATATCAAACCAGAGAAGTAGAGAACTTGTACCACATCTACAATAA